One Cydia splendana unplaced genomic scaffold, ilCydSple1.2 scaffold_50_ctg1, whole genome shotgun sequence genomic window, CTCGACGTCAGCTGCTCATAAGGCTGGTGTTAGCCTAGATGTATTGAGAAAAGCTGCAGGTTGGAGTGACAAATCGAATGTattcttaaaatattataaaagagatACAATCAACTGCTCCAATAACGAGTTCGTTAATGCAATTTTTGATGTACAAGCTACAAATTgatttaagtacttatttatgtaTGCAAACTTCAAGTGAATCAATATTGAGTTACGCtgaataaaattaattgattatttaaatatgtagttttgttttttttttttttacatacagtAACTCTAAACATCTGCCTTGTAAACTTTAAATCGTCTtcggttgaaaaaaaaaaaaaactacatagGTAAAACCTCTAAAAAGTAATGGCGCGAGCCCCGGCTTCCACCACCACCAGGAGTGTGCGAGTGAGATAAAAAATCTAGTTTTTGCTGTGGGCTCTAAATGTGTGACTGAGACGGCATCATTCCGTGTACTGCTGCCTTGTAAACTTTAAATCGTCTTCGGTTGAAGCTCTCGCATAATTGGAATTGAACTTCAcaaggtaagttcgtttaattcctaattattgcttacatgctatttatacaattacgtGCGTCGCATATTTATGTTGCAGACAGTAACGTATAGTTACTGTTAATATGTTAACTTAGGCATATAGTACACCTCCCTGGAAAGTTACTCTTCACCCCCACAaaggaagaaaaaaaaatgtgacacaCGCAGTTgcatttgcattttttttttttaattataatataatataatagttgCTAGTTATTACTTAGTTTCAATATACATCTTAGTGTTATTTTTATGAGTTATATAAAcctgattattttttaatatcttaaCATTTGGTGACATATCTTCTATGACCTTGTAAGGTCCATTATAAATAGAGTCTAATTTATCGCCTACTTGgttttttaaaagtattaagtCTCCTGGTTTATATTGTACAGAATTCATTTTCTTATCATACATTAATTTTCTATTGGCTTTACTAGACATTAAATTACTTTTAGCTTCTGACTGAGCTCTTTGTAACCTATACTTAAATTCTTTAGGATAACTATCATAATTATAGAGAGGGTCGAcagaagaaattaaattattcggtAAACGACAGTGTTTGCCGAAAACTAATTCGAATGGCGTATATTGCGTCTCGGTATGTACGGTGGTATTATACGAAAAACACCAATAGCTTAACCAGGTACTCCAGTCTGTGCGGTTATTACTACATTGTATCCTAAGGTAAGCTCCTAGGTTCTTGTGCGTGTTCTCGAGTGCTCCTATAGTTTCGTGGTGATAAGCAGTCGAGTGTAGCTTATTTATACCTAATAATCTACAAATATCGCTAAAAACACTGGACATAAATTCGGTACCTTGATCCGTTATAACGTCGCTTGGTACGCcatatcttaaaataaaattatttacaaatgctTTACTTACAGACTCAGTGTCTTTCCTCTCTAAAGGATATGCTTCGACGAACTTAGTCAGTTCACACTGAATTGTTAATACGTACTTATAGTTAAAATTGTCTATTTCTAAAGGTCCTAGAATGTCTAAAGAAACTCTTTCGAAGGATGAACTTGGCGTTGTAGTTATCACCATTGGCTCCTTAGTGTATTTATTAGTGTGTTTGTTGTGTTGACAATGTGCACATTTCTTTACGTATTCGTATACATCGTGGCTCATTCTTGGCCAGAAGTAATGACGTTTAATATTATTGAGCATTCTATTAACCCCCGCGTGGCCACTGGTGGGTAATAGATGGAAAtcgtttaaaataactcttatttcctctttatcgtatACTTTCGTGACACCTTTCGTTACTAGGATCCTAGGAATATCACATTTGTAGCTAGctaaaaattcatttatttcttgcgcattttgtttattttttattattataacttcaTTTATGCGTTGCTTCTTGCAAAATTCTTCTAATTCCCTCGCTAACACGCCTACGGTAGATAACGATCGGGATGTTAGATATATGCATGATTCGCTTGGTACGTACTCAAAATTTCCTTTACtactcattattttattttgacatgtcttacttAATTTGTAATCGGAACTTAATATgagttcaatacaattttttggtGCTTTGATGATTTCCACAACTCTAGGTTGATCAAGCCTATTGTTTGCGGGTACATCTGTCGCTAAGTCACCTTGATCGCAAGTTTGTTGCGCGCGCAGTTTCCGTGTTTGAGCTCTGGTCATGACTGATACAACGTGtgttctaatattttttaaatcttcaCTATTCATCGGTAAACGACTCAATGCGTCTGCAGCTGCATTGTTTCGCCCCGGAATGTACTCAATATCAAAATTGAATTCTTCTAAATACAACCTAAATTTGGTTAATCTACTCGAGGGATCAGTCATTCCAAAAAGATAAATCAATGGTTTATGGTCGGTGACAATTTTAAACCTTTTCCCAAAGAGATAGGGTCTAAAATGTCTTGTCGACCAAACTATGGCAAGTAATTCCAAATCTATGATTGGGTATCGCGTCTCGGCTGGCTTAAGATTTCGACTTGCGTACGCGACTACTTTTCCGTTGGAATTTGATAGTACTGCACCTAATCCTATTTTTGATGCATCTGTATGTAgcgtaaaaatgttattttctgaaaaatctgGATAGTCTAAAACTTGTGGACTCGtaagaatattttttaattttaaaaatgctGCTTCACACTCTGTAGACCAGTTAAAAACTGCGTTTTTCTTGGAAAGCTGGTTTAAAGGATAAGCTATGTTcgcgaaatttggaataaaccgTCTATAGTAATTGGCAAATGCTACGAATCTTTTGACCTCGTCTGTATTCGTTGGTCTTGGGTATTTGGTTAATGCATCTACTTTCGCTGGGTCGGGCTCTACTCCCTTTGAAGTTATTTTGTGCCCTAAATACATTATCTCTTTACGTAAAAATTGGCATTTTAATGGATTTAGTTTAAGATTCGCGCTCCTCAAACGTTCTAAAACTTGAGTGAGGTTATGGTTATGTGACGTTATGGATTTACCTATGACAATGCAATCGTCTAAGTATATGAAacattgtttgtaatttaatccgGACATGGCTATGGTCATAAGTCTTGAGAAAACACTACCGCTTGTTCGGAGTCCCATGGGACATCTCTTCATTGAATACATCTTATCGGTAGTAAACGCGGTGTATTTCCGGGATTCCTTGTCTAAAGCTAGTTGGTAATAACCTTGGGAAAGATCGAGCTTTGAAAAATATATGCTACCTGCTAGGGAATCTAATATTTCTGTTATGTTGGGCAATGGGAATTTATCATCCTGTATTCTATTATTTAGTTGCCTGTAGTCGACAACCAATCTCCATTTCTTTTCTCCTAACTTATCACTCTTTTTAGGAACAAGCAAAACTGGGCTGGACCACTCGGAAGTAGTCTCTTCTATTATGTCGTTATCTAGCATATCTTGGATCTGCGTTTGAAGTTCTTTGCGTAAGGCATGTGGTATCCTGTAAGGTTTTACGTATACTGGGCTTGCATTttcttttaagttaattttgtgCTCCAGCAAGTTTGTTGTGGTAAGCTTGTCGCCTGGCAGATGAAAAACATCTGCGTATTTTGCACAAATTTGTTCTATACTTAATTGTTCCTCTTTGTTTAAATAAGTGTGTAAATTTAAGAGACCTAATAAGGTTTTTACTCTATTGACGCTAATTTTCCCTGTGTCAAAATTGCAAATATCAAAATTACATAATCGGTTTACCTTCAACTTTGATAAATCTAAAGTAACTGGCTTATCAGTCGTATTCAATATCCGTACGGGTATTTGACCTTTGTCTGGTCTTGAAATGACACCTGCTACAAAAACGCCTGCTTGCATTTCCTGGGCTAGTACTACACAGTCGTCTACCAGTTGTGACGTAATGTGAGTCATAACTTCGCATCGCGGAGGTATATTATGGACATAcgtattatttaaatgtacttgCATAGGTATCGAAACGGACTGACCTCGGTCCTCTAAAATTAATGCATTGCGTTTATAACTTATATCTGCATCGTAACGTTTGAAAAATTCTTCCCCTAAAATTGCTTGGGCTGCGCATTGCATATTCTTAAAAACATGAAACTTTTCTTCGCAAATGAAACCGTTAAAGTCTAAGTCTAAATATATATATCCTTCTGAAGTTAAATCTCCGCATACTCCCTTAATAGTAATGCTATGTCCTTGTATTTGTCTAAAAAGATCGggtttgttttgtaaatattcgTACCTAATAGCACACAGGCCTGCTCCGCTGTCGGCCAAgagttttaatttatatgttttacCTATACTACAAGTTACTGTGCTATAATTATCTTTATTATAACTAAATATTGCGCTATTCATATTAGTCACGAAAAAACTGCCTGTTAGGTTTTACATTATCGTGTGACGGTTGCATGTGCTGCGCACGCGTATTCGGGCGAGTGGGCGCGCGCGCAGGTCGGTGGACTGTAGCTGCACGGTCAGCGAAATTGTCCGGTCGTTTAACTCTATTTGTCGAGACGTGTTGCGAAATACCTGTGTTATGGTTATTATTGGAATAATACCGTGTCccgaatgtatttttatttcctgtgttaaaATCTCTGCCCTTATTCCTATTGTAACGCGCAGAGTGGGTATTCCGGTTCCCGTAATTATTACGAGAATGTCCCCGTCTATAATGTAGGACCTGATCCTGTTGTGGTGATGAGCTGTGCTCGTCAATGGCCGTCCTGATTGCTTCGGGCAATGACGTGAATTGCCTAGATGATATTATTGTGCTTAATTTTGGGTCTGCTAGACCATCTGCAAACCGTTTAATGGCTGATTTCTCGTTCAGCGGACGAAGTATATCGTACCTGCTATCGTTACCGTCGGCCTGAGATATGGTCAGGTTGACGAAAAGATCCTCGATCTCGGCTCCGAATGCCTCTATAGTTCTCCTACCTTGCCTAGCTCTGTATAGTTGAGCCTGAATCGATTCGGACGATTTTTTAGGTAGTAAAAATGTGCGCATATCCGTGACAAGTAATTCTACGCTACTATATGACGTCTTTAATCTGAGCTTAGCGCTAGATGAAAGTCTTGTTTTTAGGACGAAGTCTATTAAAACCTGTTGAGTTTCGCTATTAATAATGGAACTGTACATTAGAATACCGTCTATTAATTGTTTAGTGGTATCCTCCTGCCCCGTCATGACGGGCAACAAGGCGATGGCCGTCTTGAcatcaaagtaatattttggtttttaattagtatggatttccgcaaagtaacgcctgattctattcactatcaAAACTGGGCTTAGCCATTTTTCCGTCTGTTTGAGATtctgtatcaaaataatttaatgcTATCTTTATCCTACTGTAAGTGTCGGCAATATCGTTTatatgcttatttttttttttaattcatttatttcaagctACAAGGCTCATAATTGGTTGTCAACAgttgtataataaatatgtcATTCCTAAAACTACTgtacaaatgtcaaaaataatcatttaaaaattcctattaattaatactaataaaataaatataaacaaaaattaaaaattaaaattaaaattgaatttgaaCTATTATAATtggaataaataaaacaat contains:
- the LOC134805722 gene encoding uncharacterized protein LOC134805722, whose protein sequence is FDVKTAIALLPVMTGQEDTTKQLIDGILMYSSIINSETQQVLIDFVLKTRLSSSAKLRLKTSYSSVELLVTDMRTFLLPKKSSESIQAQLYRARQGRRTIEAFGAEIEDLFVNLTISQADGNDSRYDILRPLNEKSAIKRFADGLADPKLSTIISSRQFTSLPEAIRTAIDEHSSSPQQDQVLHYRRGHSRDKLTTTNLLEHKINLKENASPVYVKPYRIPHALRKELQTQIQDMLDNDIIEETTSEWSSPVLLVPKKSDKLGEKKWRLVVDYRQLNNRIQDDKFPLPNITEILDSLAGQSIMLIDEY